One genomic window of Macaca mulatta isolate MMU2019108-1 chromosome 8, T2T-MMU8v2.0, whole genome shotgun sequence includes the following:
- the AARD gene encoding alanine- and arginine-rich domain-containing protein, with protein MGPGDFRRFRQRISQGLQGLPGRAELWFPPRPACGFPGDGRSTDVQEEALAASPLLEDLKRRLTRAFQWAVQRGTSRREREAAAAAAAREEQSWARVEATLAGLRAELVEMHFQNHQLARTLLDLNVKVQQLKKEYELEITSDSQSPKDDAVNLE; from the exons ATGGGCCCCGGAGACTTCCGCCGCTTCAGACAGAGAATTTCCCAGGGTCTCCAGGGACTCCCAGGTAGAGCGGAGCTTTGGTTCCCACCTCGTCCCGCGTGCGGCTTCCCCGGGGACGGCAGGAGCACGGACGTCCAGGAGGAGGCCCTCGCCGCCAGCCCGCTGCTGGAGGACCTCAAACGACGGCTGACTCGCGCCTTCCAGTGGGCGGTGCAGCGTGGGACCTCGAGGCGCGAGCgggaggcggcggcagcggcggcggcgcgggAGGAGCAGAGCTGGGCGCGCGTCGAGGCCACCCTGGCCGGGCTGCGGGCGGAGCTG gTGGAAATGCATTTCCAAAACCACCAGCTGGCTAGAACTTTACTGGACCTAAACGTGAAAGTGCAGCAATTGAAAAAGGAGTATGAACTGGAAATTACATCAGACTCTCAAAGCCCAAAAGATGATGCTGTGAATCTGGAATAA